Proteins from one Amycolatopsis benzoatilytica AK 16/65 genomic window:
- a CDS encoding GntR family transcriptional regulator, with product MPAAEPSLAERAYLFLRDRLVMLDIKPGDPINEEWAGSALGMGRTPIREALKRLESERLVVAYPRRGTFATDVNISDLSHISEVRRTLEPTAAAAAATRATDADRAHLSRLRDRLDSATPTDNAELLRTDLELHRAIYRCVHNPFLEDTLIHYDNLATRIWCVFLPRLRGMAGHVDEHLPLLTAIVEGDAKKASALTLDHVTGFEEAIRALL from the coding sequence ATGCCGGCCGCCGAACCGTCGCTGGCCGAACGCGCCTACTTGTTCCTGCGCGACCGTCTGGTCATGCTCGACATCAAACCGGGCGACCCGATCAACGAAGAATGGGCGGGCAGCGCGCTCGGGATGGGCCGCACGCCGATCCGAGAAGCGCTGAAACGGCTGGAGAGCGAGCGTCTCGTCGTGGCGTACCCGCGACGCGGAACCTTCGCGACCGACGTCAACATTTCCGACCTCTCGCACATCTCGGAAGTCCGGCGCACCCTCGAACCGACCGCCGCCGCGGCCGCCGCCACCCGCGCGACCGACGCCGACCGCGCGCACCTGTCGCGACTGCGGGACCGGCTGGATTCGGCGACCCCGACGGACAACGCGGAACTCCTGCGCACCGACCTGGAGCTGCACCGCGCGATCTACCGGTGCGTGCACAACCCGTTCCTCGAGGACACGCTGATCCATTACGACAACCTCGCCACCCGGATCTGGTGCGTGTTCCTCCCCCGGCTGCGCGGGATGGCCGGGCACGTGGACGAGCATCTGCCCCTGTTGACGGCGATCGTCGAGGGGGACGCGAAGAAGGCGTCGGCGCTGACGCTCGACCACGTGACCGGATTCGAGGAGGCGATCCGGGCGCTGCTCTGA
- a CDS encoding sarcosine oxidase subunit gamma: MTVETRAPLAECADRLAALAPAVLAAERPFLSQLNLRIREGDVTGVLGAGLPQPCRFTSGIGDVLWLGPDEYLVLGAPEGTEAALREAITVGAVTDVSAQRTTVRLAGPAARDVLAHGCSIDLHPKAAPPGTCVQTLFARTGIVLLVREAGEFTVLVRQSFAPYFAAWLADAAVEYCEEES, encoded by the coding sequence GTGACGGTTGAGACCCGCGCGCCGCTCGCGGAATGCGCAGACCGGCTGGCGGCGCTCGCCCCGGCGGTTCTGGCGGCGGAGAGGCCGTTCCTGTCCCAGCTGAACCTCCGGATCCGGGAGGGCGACGTCACTGGCGTTCTGGGTGCCGGGCTGCCGCAACCGTGCCGGTTCACCAGCGGGATCGGGGACGTCCTGTGGCTGGGCCCGGACGAGTACCTGGTTCTGGGCGCGCCCGAGGGCACCGAGGCGGCGCTGCGGGAAGCGATCACCGTCGGTGCGGTGACCGACGTTTCGGCGCAGCGCACGACGGTTCGGCTGGCCGGGCCGGCCGCACGGGACGTGCTCGCACACGGGTGCTCGATCGACCTGCACCCGAAGGCCGCACCGCCGGGGACCTGCGTGCAGACATTGTTCGCCCGCACCGGAATCGTGCTGCTGGTCCGGGAGGCGGGGGAGTTCACGGTGCTCGTCCGGCAGTCGTTCGCGCCCTATTTCGCCGCCTGGCTCGCCGACGCGGCAGTCGAATACTGCGAGGAGGAGTCTTGA
- a CDS encoding bifunctional 3-phenylpropionate/cinnamic acid dioxygenase ferredoxin subunit, producing the protein MLRACTVDELPPGESIRIAGPEPIAVFNADGELYAIGDTCTHQDASLADGWLEGCFVECPLHAALFDLRTGVPTCLPAKQPVRTYEVRVEDGVIYVLAGAAEDAA; encoded by the coding sequence ATGCTGCGCGCGTGCACCGTGGACGAGCTTCCCCCGGGCGAGTCCATCCGGATCGCCGGACCGGAACCGATCGCCGTCTTCAACGCCGACGGCGAGCTCTACGCGATCGGCGACACCTGCACCCACCAAGACGCGTCGCTGGCCGATGGGTGGCTCGAAGGCTGCTTCGTAGAGTGCCCGCTGCACGCTGCGTTGTTCGATCTGCGCACCGGCGTGCCGACATGCTTGCCCGCGAAGCAGCCCGTACGGACCTACGAAGTGCGGGTCGAGGACGGCGTCATCTACGTGCTCGCAGGTGCCGCCGAGGACGCTGCGTGA
- the purU gene encoding formyltetrahydrofolate deformylase: MTQFTLTLHCPERSGIVHAVTAFLVGNGCDIVEHQQFDDDVHGELFLRTEFTCSGPSTADDLTREFGPVARDYAMRYRFSDRTPDRLLVMVSKAGHCLNDLLFRWRAGGLGAEIALVVSNHEDLRPMAEAAGLPFEHVPVTAATKPEAEQRLLDLVREHRVDLVVLARYMQVLSDELCQKLQGRAMNIHHSFLPGFKGAKPYAQAYDRGVKYVGATAHYVTPELDEGPIIEQEVQRVDHSYSPRALATVGRDAEALALSRAVRWHCERRVLLNGTRTVVFR; the protein is encoded by the coding sequence TTGACTCAGTTCACGCTCACGCTGCACTGTCCGGAGCGCTCCGGGATCGTGCACGCGGTCACCGCGTTCCTGGTCGGCAACGGCTGCGACATCGTCGAGCACCAGCAGTTCGACGACGACGTGCACGGCGAACTGTTCCTGCGCACCGAATTCACCTGCAGCGGACCGTCCACTGCGGACGATCTGACCCGGGAGTTCGGGCCGGTCGCGCGGGACTACGCGATGCGGTACCGGTTCTCCGACCGCACGCCGGACCGGTTGCTGGTGATGGTGTCGAAGGCCGGGCACTGCCTGAACGACCTCCTCTTCCGGTGGCGGGCCGGCGGCCTCGGCGCGGAAATCGCGCTGGTCGTGTCGAACCACGAGGACCTGCGCCCGATGGCGGAGGCGGCCGGGCTGCCGTTCGAGCACGTCCCGGTGACGGCGGCGACCAAGCCGGAGGCCGAACAGCGGCTGCTGGACCTGGTGCGGGAGCACCGCGTCGACCTGGTCGTGCTCGCCCGGTACATGCAGGTGCTTTCGGACGAGCTGTGCCAGAAGCTGCAGGGCCGTGCGATGAACATCCACCATTCGTTCCTGCCGGGGTTCAAGGGCGCGAAGCCCTACGCGCAGGCTTACGACCGCGGCGTGAAGTACGTCGGCGCGACTGCCCATTATGTGACGCCCGAGCTGGACGAAGGGCCGATCATCGAGCAAGAGGTCCAGCGCGTGGACCATTCGTACTCGCCGCGGGCGCTCGCGACGGTCGGGCGGGACGCGGAAGCGCTCGCCCTGTCGAGGGCGGTGCGCTGGCACTGCGAGCGGCGGGTGCTGCTCAACGGCACCCGGACCGTTGTCTTCCGCTGA
- a CDS encoding aromatic ring-hydroxylating oxygenase subunit alpha encodes MTTTDLPQSLLPTLPGPYYTDPSIFAREQERIFEAGWFCAVRSADLPSPGSFETVQIGRESVLVARGRDGALRAFLNVCRHRGAQLCAEETGEVKRAFQCRYHAWTYGLDGKLVAAPNLTGMPDVDRVEYGLTALPLREWLGYAWVSLADEPPSFADTVMADVSTRLGGPGEIEAYAMEGLALGRRIEYDVRANWKQIIENFMECYHCATIHPELTEVLPEFADGYAAQYYVGHGAEFGDKVTGFTVDGGDGVQRLPGVGEHQDRRYYAITIRPQVFVNLVPDHVIVHRMFPLAPDRTLVRCDWLYLPEVVESGVDLDRSVELFHRVNQQDFDACERCQRAMGSRAYARGGVLVPSEHHIGEFHDWVRARLG; translated from the coding sequence GTGACGACCACCGACCTCCCGCAGAGCCTGCTGCCGACTCTGCCGGGGCCGTACTACACCGATCCGTCGATCTTCGCCCGCGAGCAGGAACGGATCTTCGAGGCCGGTTGGTTCTGCGCGGTGCGCAGCGCCGACCTGCCGTCACCCGGCTCGTTCGAGACCGTCCAGATCGGCCGCGAAAGCGTGCTCGTCGCGCGGGGCCGGGACGGGGCGCTGCGCGCGTTCCTCAACGTGTGCCGGCACCGCGGCGCGCAGCTGTGCGCCGAGGAGACGGGCGAGGTGAAGCGCGCGTTCCAGTGCAGGTACCACGCGTGGACCTACGGCTTGGACGGAAAGCTCGTCGCCGCCCCGAATCTGACCGGGATGCCGGATGTCGACCGGGTCGAGTACGGACTGACCGCGCTGCCATTGCGCGAATGGCTCGGCTACGCCTGGGTTAGCCTCGCCGACGAACCGCCGTCCTTCGCGGACACCGTGATGGCGGACGTGAGCACCCGGCTCGGCGGCCCGGGCGAGATCGAGGCGTACGCCATGGAAGGTCTCGCGCTGGGCCGCCGCATCGAGTACGACGTGCGGGCGAACTGGAAGCAGATCATCGAAAACTTCATGGAGTGCTACCACTGCGCGACCATCCACCCGGAGCTCACCGAGGTGCTGCCGGAGTTCGCCGACGGGTACGCCGCGCAATACTACGTCGGCCACGGCGCGGAATTCGGCGACAAGGTCACCGGCTTCACCGTGGACGGCGGCGACGGCGTGCAGCGCCTGCCGGGCGTCGGCGAGCACCAGGACCGGCGGTACTACGCGATCACCATCCGCCCGCAGGTGTTCGTGAACCTGGTCCCGGACCACGTGATCGTGCACCGGATGTTCCCGCTGGCCCCGGATCGGACCCTGGTCCGCTGCGACTGGCTGTACCTGCCGGAGGTGGTCGAGTCCGGAGTGGACCTGGACCGGTCGGTGGAGCTGTTCCACCGGGTGAACCAGCAGGATTTCGACGCGTGCGAACGGTGTCAGCGCGCGATGGGCTCTCGCGCCTACGCCCGCGGCGGGGTGCTGGTGCCGAGCGAGCACCACATCGGCGAGTTCCACGACTGGGTGCGCGCCCGGCTTGGCTGA
- a CDS encoding sarcosine oxidase subunit beta family protein has product MTTEQARPPGADLPEHPDFLWSDPEPQRAYDVVVVGGGGHGLATAYYLAKVHGITNVAVLEKGWLAGGNMARNTTIIRSNYLWDESSGIYEHSLKLWEGLEEDLGYPILFSQRGVLNLAHSLQDVRDSVRRVNANRLNGIDAEWVDADGVKELCPIVNTSPDVRYPVLGATYQPRAGIAKHDYVAWGFARAAAAMGVDLIQNCAVTGLDTRDGKVVAVETTRGRIAAGKVALCAAGHSSVLAKMAGIDLPLVSHPLQALVSELLEPVHPTVVMSNAVHVYVSQAHKGELVMGAGIDAYAGYGQRGSFHIIEDQMAAALELFPVFARAHLLRTWAGIVDVTPDASPIIGLTPVENLYLNCGWGTGGFKATPGVGDCFAYTVAKGKPHPYAEPFALDRFTTGALVDEHGAAAVAH; this is encoded by the coding sequence ATGACGACGGAGCAGGCGCGTCCCCCGGGCGCGGACCTTCCCGAGCACCCGGATTTCCTGTGGTCGGACCCGGAACCGCAGCGGGCGTACGACGTCGTGGTGGTGGGCGGCGGCGGGCACGGCCTGGCCACCGCCTACTACCTCGCCAAGGTGCACGGCATCACGAACGTCGCGGTGCTGGAGAAGGGCTGGCTCGCCGGCGGGAACATGGCCCGCAACACCACGATCATCCGGTCCAACTACCTGTGGGACGAAAGCTCCGGCATCTACGAGCATTCGCTGAAGCTGTGGGAGGGCCTGGAAGAAGACCTCGGCTACCCGATCCTGTTCAGCCAGCGCGGCGTGCTGAACCTCGCGCACAGCCTGCAGGACGTGCGCGACAGCGTCCGACGGGTGAATGCCAACCGGCTCAACGGGATCGACGCGGAGTGGGTCGACGCGGACGGCGTCAAGGAGCTCTGCCCGATCGTGAACACGTCGCCGGACGTGCGCTATCCGGTGCTCGGCGCGACGTATCAGCCGCGTGCCGGGATCGCCAAACACGACTACGTGGCCTGGGGATTCGCCCGCGCGGCGGCTGCGATGGGCGTCGACCTGATCCAGAACTGCGCGGTCACCGGCCTGGACACGCGCGACGGGAAGGTGGTCGCGGTCGAGACCACCCGGGGCCGGATCGCGGCCGGGAAGGTCGCGTTGTGCGCGGCCGGGCACAGTTCGGTGCTGGCGAAGATGGCTGGGATCGACCTGCCGCTGGTGTCGCACCCGCTGCAGGCGCTGGTCTCCGAACTGCTCGAACCGGTGCACCCGACGGTGGTGATGTCGAACGCGGTGCACGTCTACGTTTCCCAGGCGCACAAGGGCGAACTCGTGATGGGCGCGGGTATCGACGCCTACGCCGGGTACGGGCAGCGCGGCTCGTTCCACATCATCGAGGACCAGATGGCCGCCGCGCTGGAGCTGTTCCCGGTGTTCGCGCGAGCGCACCTGCTGCGGACGTGGGCGGGCATCGTGGACGTCACCCCGGACGCGTCGCCGATCATCGGCTTGACCCCGGTGGAGAACCTGTACCTGAACTGCGGCTGGGGGACCGGCGGATTCAAAGCGACTCCCGGCGTCGGCGACTGTTTCGCATACACCGTCGCGAAGGGCAAGCCGCATCCCTACGCCGAGCCGTTCGCCCTTGACCGCTTCACCACCGGCGCGCTCGTCGACGAGCACGGCGCCGCCGCCGTCGCGCATTAG
- a CDS encoding GcvT family protein, translating to MTRVVIIGAGIVGANLADELTARGWTDVTVLDQGPLPLTGGSTSHAPGLVFQTNPSKAMTEFAGYTVRKLVELGCFHQVGGMEVASTPARWADLKRKHGWAASWGVEARLIDPDECARRWPLLDQEQIFGALYVPTDGLAVASRAVAELAKRASSRGARFVGSTRVTGVRQANGRVTGVETADGVVPADIVVSCAGFWGREIGELVGMPVPLLPLAHQYAKTGPLAELAGADPDLPGLPILRHQDQDLYFRQHGDRIGIGSYAHRPMPVDEFAEPGEVTASAMPSMLPFTEDDFAPSWEASTALLPALGRSKVEEGFNGIFSFTPDGGSLVGESSQVRGFWIAEAIWVTHSAGIAKAVAESIVDGHASTDLHELDVHRFEDVQLAPEYVRETSQQNFVEIYDVLHPLQPRLSPRDLRVSPFHARQRELGAVFLEAGGWERPHWFEANASLLKGLPHEYLPPARDGWSGQFHSPIVAAEAWHTRNRVAMYDMTPLKRVEVSGSGALEFLQRLTTNQLDKSVGSVTYTLMLDEAGGVRSDITVARLEPDLFQVGINGNIDVAYLRAQAPSGVRVEDITGGTCCIGVWGPLARDLVQPLSAEDLSHSGLKYFRGRRARIGGVPVTVLRLSYVGELGWEIYTSAENGQRLWDVLWRAGQPLGVIAAGRGAFNSLRLEKGYRLWGTDMTTEHDPYEAGVGFAVRPGKGEFVGRAAIEGRSEETSERRLRCLTVDDGRTVVLGKEPVFVGGAPAGYVTSAAYGYTIGRPIAYAWLPGAVQVGDAVEIEYFGRKVAATVAAEPLVDPGMERIRR from the coding sequence ATGACCCGTGTCGTGATCATCGGCGCCGGAATCGTGGGCGCGAACCTTGCCGACGAGCTGACCGCGCGGGGGTGGACCGACGTCACCGTGCTCGACCAGGGGCCGCTGCCGCTCACCGGCGGGTCGACCTCGCACGCGCCGGGGCTGGTGTTCCAGACCAACCCGTCGAAGGCGATGACCGAGTTCGCCGGCTACACCGTGCGGAAACTGGTCGAGCTCGGATGTTTTCACCAGGTCGGCGGCATGGAGGTGGCCAGCACCCCGGCTCGCTGGGCGGATCTGAAACGCAAGCACGGCTGGGCGGCGTCGTGGGGCGTCGAAGCGCGGCTGATCGATCCGGACGAGTGCGCGCGGCGGTGGCCGCTGCTGGACCAGGAGCAGATCTTCGGCGCGCTGTACGTGCCCACCGACGGGTTGGCCGTCGCGTCGCGGGCGGTCGCTGAACTGGCGAAGCGGGCGTCGTCGCGCGGCGCGCGATTCGTCGGCTCGACGCGGGTCACCGGGGTGCGGCAGGCGAACGGGCGCGTCACCGGGGTCGAAACGGCGGACGGAGTGGTCCCGGCGGACATCGTGGTGTCCTGTGCCGGGTTCTGGGGGCGCGAGATCGGCGAGCTGGTCGGCATGCCGGTGCCGTTGCTGCCGCTGGCGCACCAATACGCGAAGACCGGTCCGCTGGCGGAACTGGCCGGGGCGGACCCGGACCTGCCCGGGTTGCCGATTCTGCGCCACCAGGACCAGGACCTGTACTTCCGCCAGCACGGCGACCGGATCGGGATCGGCTCGTACGCGCACCGGCCGATGCCGGTGGACGAGTTCGCCGAACCGGGCGAGGTCACCGCGTCGGCGATGCCGTCGATGCTGCCGTTCACCGAAGACGACTTCGCGCCCTCGTGGGAGGCGAGCACGGCGCTGCTGCCCGCGCTCGGCCGGTCGAAGGTGGAGGAGGGGTTCAACGGGATTTTCTCGTTCACCCCGGACGGCGGCTCGCTGGTGGGCGAATCCTCGCAGGTGCGCGGGTTCTGGATCGCCGAGGCGATCTGGGTCACGCACTCGGCGGGCATCGCGAAGGCGGTCGCGGAGTCCATTGTGGACGGGCACGCGTCGACCGATCTGCACGAGCTGGACGTGCACCGGTTCGAGGACGTGCAGCTCGCCCCGGAGTACGTCCGGGAAACCTCGCAGCAGAACTTCGTGGAGATCTACGACGTGCTGCACCCGCTGCAGCCCCGGCTGTCCCCGCGCGATCTGCGGGTGAGCCCGTTCCATGCCCGCCAGCGCGAGCTGGGCGCGGTGTTCCTCGAAGCGGGCGGCTGGGAGCGGCCGCACTGGTTCGAGGCGAACGCTTCGCTGCTGAAGGGGTTGCCGCACGAGTACCTGCCGCCCGCGCGGGACGGCTGGTCCGGGCAGTTCCACTCGCCGATCGTGGCCGCGGAGGCTTGGCACACACGGAACCGGGTCGCCATGTACGACATGACGCCGTTGAAGCGGGTCGAAGTCAGCGGGTCAGGTGCGCTGGAGTTCCTCCAGCGACTGACGACGAACCAGCTGGACAAGTCGGTCGGCTCGGTGACCTACACGCTGATGCTGGACGAAGCCGGCGGCGTGCGCAGCGACATCACGGTGGCGCGCCTGGAACCGGACCTGTTCCAGGTCGGGATCAACGGGAACATCGACGTCGCCTACCTGCGCGCGCAGGCGCCGTCCGGGGTGCGGGTCGAGGACATCACCGGCGGCACCTGCTGCATCGGCGTGTGGGGTCCGCTCGCGCGCGACCTCGTCCAGCCGCTGTCGGCGGAGGACCTTTCGCACAGCGGGCTCAAGTACTTCCGCGGCCGCCGCGCCCGGATCGGCGGGGTCCCGGTGACCGTGCTGCGACTGTCCTATGTGGGCGAACTGGGCTGGGAGATCTACACGTCGGCGGAGAACGGCCAGCGGCTGTGGGACGTGCTGTGGCGCGCGGGGCAGCCGCTGGGTGTGATCGCGGCCGGGCGGGGCGCGTTCAACAGCCTTCGGCTGGAAAAGGGCTATCGCTTGTGGGGCACCGACATGACCACCGAACACGACCCGTACGAGGCCGGCGTCGGGTTCGCGGTGCGGCCGGGGAAGGGGGAGTTCGTCGGCCGCGCGGCCATTGAAGGGCGAAGCGAAGAGACGTCGGAGCGGCGACTGCGCTGCCTCACCGTGGACGACGGGCGGACTGTCGTGCTGGGCAAGGAACCGGTGTTTGTCGGCGGCGCCCCGGCGGGCTATGTCACCAGCGCCGCCTACGGGTACACGATCGGACGGCCGATCGCCTATGCCTGGCTGCCCGGCGCGGTGCAGGTCGGCGACGCGGTGGAGATCGAGTACTTCGGCCGCAAGGTGGCGGCGACGGTGGCCGCGGAGCCGTTGGTCGATCCCGGGATGGAGCGCATCCGGCGCTGA
- a CDS encoding sarcosine oxidase subunit delta, which translates to MQLISCPWCGPREETEFHYGGQAHVAYPQDPAALSDEEWAKFVFFRANPSGPLAERWSHSAGCRRWFNAVRDTRTHELAAVYRLDEPRPVIP; encoded by the coding sequence GTGCAGCTGATCTCGTGCCCCTGGTGCGGTCCCCGTGAGGAGACCGAATTCCACTACGGCGGCCAAGCCCATGTCGCCTACCCGCAGGACCCGGCGGCGTTGTCCGACGAGGAGTGGGCGAAGTTCGTCTTCTTCCGCGCCAACCCGAGCGGCCCGCTGGCCGAACGCTGGTCGCACAGCGCGGGCTGCCGACGCTGGTTCAACGCGGTCCGCGACACCCGCACCCACGAACTCGCGGCGGTCTACCGCCTCGACGAGCCCCGGCCGGTGATCCCATGA
- a CDS encoding 2Fe-2S iron-sulfur cluster-binding protein — protein sequence MTFRLPSGGHLDRDTVLRFAFDGRSMTGHPGDTLASALLANGVHQVASSVKLGRPRGIMAAGVEEPNAVVQLEKPFPEPMLTATVVELFDGLVARSLPGQGRLATEPDPARYDAKHLHCDVLVVGAGPAGLVAARAGARAGGRVVLVDDQPEPGGSLLGSNEYLDLKPAVEWARAIADELRAAPEVHVLDRTTAFGAYDDGFVLAVQHRTTGAARQRVWRIRAQQTVLATGAHERPIVFPDNDRPGLLLASSARTYLHRYAVLPGRRAVVFTMDDSAYAAAIDLADAGVEIPLVADVRAIAPENWAAACAERGIEVRPGCAVTGTEGTDRIAGVQVADELIPCDTLLVAGGWTPAVHLFSQLRGGLRYEPALGAYLPDGDLPTARVAGSANGTLDFAGCVREGQAAAETALSATGFAAPPTAPLPVSDARRRELAPAVEWQIPGSESEEDTRFVDLQRDATVSDVLRATGAGLRSLEHVKRYTTIGTAHDQGKTSGMLAAGITGEALGVDLADRRPTTYRPPYTPVAFAALAGRHRGELHDPVRVTALHSWHVEHGAEFENVGQWKRPWYYPRPGEDLHAAVRRECLAARTDVAMMDGSTLGKIDVQGPDTGEFLDLLYTNLMSTLKVGRIRYGVMCGVDGMVVDDGTVIRVAEDRFLVTTTTGNAAMVLDWMEEWLQTEWPHLRVFATSVTEHWATVALVGPRSREVLAGLAPELDVGNDAFGFMTWRDAEVAGIAARVCRISFSGELAYEINVPCWYGLALWEALAERGITPYGTETMHVLRAEKGYPIIGQDTDGTVTPQDLGMSWAVSKKKADFLGKRSFARAENLRPDRKQLVGLLPADPRVLLPEGAQIIETAHVPRPPVRMLGHVTSSYPSAVLDRTFALALVRSGRERIGETLYVPIGDEVVPVTVTESVLYDKEGARRDG from the coding sequence ATGACGTTCCGCCTCCCCAGCGGCGGCCATCTCGACCGCGACACTGTGCTGCGGTTCGCCTTCGACGGCCGCTCGATGACTGGCCACCCCGGCGACACGCTGGCGTCCGCGCTGCTCGCGAACGGCGTGCACCAGGTCGCCAGCAGCGTGAAGCTCGGCCGCCCGCGGGGCATCATGGCGGCCGGCGTCGAAGAGCCGAACGCCGTGGTACAGCTGGAAAAGCCGTTCCCCGAGCCGATGCTGACCGCGACCGTCGTCGAACTGTTCGACGGTCTGGTCGCGCGGAGCCTGCCCGGTCAAGGGCGGCTGGCGACCGAGCCCGACCCGGCGCGCTACGACGCGAAGCACTTGCACTGCGACGTGCTGGTGGTCGGAGCCGGTCCGGCCGGATTGGTCGCCGCCCGCGCGGGCGCCCGCGCGGGCGGCCGCGTGGTACTGGTCGACGACCAGCCCGAACCCGGCGGCTCGCTGCTCGGCTCCAACGAGTACCTGGATCTCAAGCCTGCCGTCGAGTGGGCCCGCGCGATCGCCGACGAGTTGCGCGCGGCCCCGGAGGTCCACGTGCTCGACCGCACCACCGCGTTCGGCGCCTACGACGACGGGTTCGTGCTGGCGGTTCAGCACCGCACCACCGGCGCGGCCCGGCAACGGGTGTGGCGGATCCGTGCCCAGCAGACTGTGCTGGCGACCGGCGCGCACGAGCGGCCGATCGTCTTCCCGGACAACGACCGGCCCGGGCTCCTCCTCGCCTCGTCCGCCCGGACCTACCTGCACCGGTACGCCGTGCTGCCCGGTCGCCGCGCGGTGGTGTTCACGATGGACGATTCCGCCTACGCCGCGGCGATCGACCTCGCCGACGCCGGGGTGGAGATCCCGCTGGTGGCGGACGTCCGCGCGATCGCGCCGGAGAACTGGGCCGCGGCGTGCGCCGAACGGGGCATCGAGGTGCGGCCCGGCTGCGCGGTCACCGGTACCGAAGGGACCGACCGCATCGCCGGGGTGCAGGTGGCGGACGAGCTGATCCCGTGCGACACCCTCCTGGTCGCCGGCGGCTGGACTCCGGCCGTGCACCTGTTCAGCCAGTTGCGCGGCGGCCTGCGTTACGAACCCGCGCTCGGTGCTTACCTGCCCGACGGTGACCTCCCGACCGCGCGCGTCGCCGGAAGCGCCAACGGCACGCTCGACTTCGCCGGATGTGTCCGGGAGGGTCAGGCGGCCGCCGAAACCGCCCTCTCGGCAACGGGATTCGCAGCACCGCCGACGGCCCCGCTCCCAGTTTCCGACGCCCGTCGCCGCGAGCTGGCACCGGCGGTCGAATGGCAGATCCCCGGCAGCGAGTCCGAAGAGGACACCCGGTTCGTGGACCTGCAGCGCGACGCGACCGTCTCCGACGTCCTCCGCGCGACCGGCGCCGGGCTGCGCTCGCTCGAGCACGTGAAGCGCTACACCACCATCGGCACCGCACACGACCAGGGCAAAACCTCCGGCATGCTCGCCGCCGGGATCACCGGCGAAGCGCTCGGCGTCGACCTCGCGGACCGTCGCCCGACCACCTACCGCCCGCCCTACACGCCGGTCGCGTTCGCCGCCTTGGCCGGCCGCCACCGCGGCGAGCTGCACGACCCGGTCCGGGTGACCGCTCTGCATTCCTGGCACGTCGAGCACGGCGCGGAGTTCGAGAACGTCGGCCAGTGGAAACGCCCCTGGTACTACCCTCGGCCAGGGGAGGACCTCCACGCCGCGGTTCGCCGCGAATGCCTCGCCGCGCGCACCGACGTGGCCATGATGGACGGTTCGACCCTCGGCAAGATCGACGTCCAGGGCCCGGACACCGGCGAGTTCCTTGACCTGCTCTACACGAACCTGATGAGCACGCTCAAGGTCGGCCGGATCCGCTACGGCGTGATGTGCGGGGTCGACGGCATGGTCGTCGACGACGGAACCGTCATCCGGGTGGCCGAGGACCGGTTCCTCGTCACTACGACCACCGGCAACGCCGCGATGGTGCTGGACTGGATGGAGGAGTGGCTGCAGACCGAGTGGCCGCACCTGCGCGTCTTCGCCACCTCGGTCACCGAGCACTGGGCGACGGTCGCGCTGGTCGGCCCGCGTTCCCGCGAAGTGCTGGCCGGGCTCGCACCGGAGCTGGACGTCGGCAACGACGCGTTCGGCTTCATGACCTGGCGAGACGCCGAGGTGGCCGGCATCGCCGCCCGGGTCTGCCGGATCAGCTTCTCCGGCGAGCTGGCGTACGAGATCAACGTCCCGTGCTGGTACGGCTTAGCGCTCTGGGAAGCGTTGGCGGAGCGGGGGATCACCCCGTACGGCACCGAGACCATGCACGTCCTGCGTGCCGAGAAGGGCTACCCGATCATCGGCCAGGACACCGACGGCACGGTCACCCCGCAGGACCTCGGCATGAGCTGGGCGGTGTCGAAGAAGAAGGCCGACTTCCTCGGCAAACGGTCCTTCGCCCGCGCGGAGAACCTGCGGCCGGACCGGAAACAGCTGGTCGGGCTGCTGCCGGCCGATCCGCGGGTGCTGCTGCCGGAAGGCGCGCAGATCATCGAGACCGCGCACGTCCCGCGTCCGCCGGTGCGGATGCTCGGCCACGTCACCTCCAGCTACCCGAGCGCGGTGCTGGACCGCACGTTCGCGCTCGCGCTGGTCCGGTCCGGCCGGGAACGGATCGGGGAAACGCTGTACGTCCCGATCGGCGACGAGGTGGTGCCGGTGACCGTGACCGAATCCGTTCTTTACGACAAGGAGGGAGCCCGTCGTGACGGTTGA